GTTAATACTGGTACTCCAAAAACTTTTTCATTAGTATAAGGTGTATTTTTACCTTTACTCAAAAAATTATCTGGATTTATTATCATTTCTTTTTCTAAATCTATTACAACTATGTCTGCAAAAGAATTTTCTTCTAACTTTCCATAGGGTAAATTAAATATCTTTGCTACATTCTCCGACATCAACTTAACTAATAGTTCTAAAGAAAATATATCTGTTTTAACAAACTTTGTATAAAGTTGTGCAAAAGCTGTTTCTGAGCCTACTATACCGAATGAAGATTTTTCAATTCCTCTTTGTTTTTCTTCAATAGTGTGTGGAGCGTGGTCTGTTGCTATAATATCTATTGTCCCATCTAAAATTGCAGCTATTAAAGAGTTTCTATCTTCTCTTGCTCTCAAAGGAGGATTCATTTTCCACATTCCATTGTCTTCCTTTATATCATCTTCACAACTTAATAAGTGATGTGGTGTAACTTCACAAGTTACCTTTATTCCATTTCTTTTTCCATCTCTCACAGCTCTTACTGATTCCTTTGCTGAAATATGACAAACATGATAATGACAGTTTGCTGCTTCAGCTAAAAGTATATCTCTTGCTACTTGAGTTGATTCACATATTGAAGGAATCCCTTTTATTCCTAGCTCTGCACTTCTTTTACCATCATGCATTGCACCCCCTCTTATAAGTGAATTATCTTCACAATGTGCAACTATAGCTTTATTTAATTTGCTCCCCATAAGCATCGCTTCGTACATAACATTAGCACTTTGAACTCCACGACCATCATCAGTAAAAGCAAATACATTGTTAGCTATACTTTCCATATCTGAAAGTTCCTTACCATATTCTTCTTTTGTTATTGCACCATAAGGAATAGCTCTAATTACAGAATCTTTTTTTATTATATCTAACTGTCTATTTAAAGTTTCTACACTATCAGGAACAGGATTTAAGTTAGGCATAGTCATAACAGTTGTAAAT
Above is a window of Fusobacterium massiliense DNA encoding:
- a CDS encoding dihydroorotase; this encodes MLLKNCKILKNGKFERVDILIKNDKIEKISKNIDITDENTIDVKDKFVTAGFIDAHVHWREPGFPQKETIYTASRAAARGGFTTVMTMPNLNPVPDSVETLNRQLDIIKKDSVIRAIPYGAITKEEYGKELSDMESIANNVFAFTDDGRGVQSANVMYEAMLMGSKLNKAIVAHCEDNSLIRGGAMHDGKRSAELGIKGIPSICESTQVARDILLAEAANCHYHVCHISAKESVRAVRDGKRNGIKVTCEVTPHHLLSCEDDIKEDNGMWKMNPPLRAREDRNSLIAAILDGTIDIIATDHAPHTIEEKQRGIEKSSFGIVGSETAFAQLYTKFVKTDIFSLELLVKLMSENVAKIFNLPYGKLEENSFADIVVIDLEKEMIINPDNFLSKGKNTPYTNEKVFGVPVLTISNGKIAYKEI